Proteins from one Candidatus Saccharimonadales bacterium genomic window:
- a CDS encoding prepilin-type N-terminal cleavage/methylation domain-containing protein, with amino-acid sequence MSFANIKKMKSEKGFTIVELLIVIVVIGILAAIIIVA; translated from the coding sequence ATGAGTTTCGCAAATATTAAAAAAATGAAGTCAGAAAAAGGCTTTACGATCGTTGAGCTCTTGATCGTCATTGTGGTCATTGGTATTTTAGCCGCGATCATTATTGTTGCTTA